A DNA window from Agrobacterium vaccinii contains the following coding sequences:
- a CDS encoding efflux RND transporter permease subunit: protein MTETPQQAPDKTKAGFFDFFILHPIATSLIMAGIFLLGAICYPFMPVSALPQIDFPTVQIAANLPGASPDTMASSVAQPIEEALSRVSGITEMTSNSSLGTTSITVQFGLDQDIQTAASDVQTAISEAAGQLPKDMTSLPTVRKVNPADAPVMQLSASSDTLTLPELDEYIERNVASKIGQVSGVAFVNIGGKQKPAIRIAVDPGRLAQADVTMEDVRTAIGNLSLSAPKGNIDDATRTFPIYTNDQIGTAAEWNDAVIAYRNGGPVRIRDIGQAVNGAEDNKMAHWTNGERGIALDVFRQPGANVIAVVNAVKDQLPALQASLPKSVKLELVTDRTSTIRASVEDVQFTLVLTIGLVVVVIFLFLRNLRATIIPVLTLPIALVGALAPMWLLGFSLDNLSLMALVVAVGFVVDDAIVMLENITRHIEDGMEPLAAARQGAGEIGFTIVSISLSLIAVLIPILLMGGIVGRLFREFAVTLTLAIIISAVVSLTLTPMLASRFIRPVDEGKRGRFYKAGEAFFEGLTTLYIRSLKPVIRHRYITLTVFLATIAATGYLFVIAPKGFFPEQDTGFIAGLSQASPDISFTEMAKLQERVSAIIMKDPAVYSVFMDIGGGNGGNALNQGHVNITLKPLEERDASAKQVIDRLSSALNVQQGIKLFMQSAQDINIGARPAKTQYQFTLQDANIEELGDWAGKITSQLQGLSQLRDVGSDQQAEAPNLSIKIDRAAATLFGVLPSAIDDTLYDAFGQRQVASYSTQTDTFRVILEILPSLQRDIATLERLSVRASNGTLVPLSNVAKWSTDGVSPVSISHQGQSPAVTVSFNLAPDVALGQATASIENAVAQMQPPASLQTSFSGSAKAFKDSLGTVPLLILASLVVVYIILGVLYESLIHPLTILSTLPSAGLGALLALQIAGFDFGLVAMIGVILLIGIVKKNGIMLVDFAIQAEREEGLSSEDAIMKAAHMRFRPILMTTMAALLGGLPLAIGHGSGSELRQPLGYAIVGGLLVSQLLTLYTTPVIYLLLDKLRGGNKAENISSAATPSAA, encoded by the coding sequence ATGACCGAAACGCCGCAGCAAGCACCAGACAAGACCAAGGCAGGTTTCTTCGATTTCTTCATTTTGCATCCGATTGCCACCAGCCTGATCATGGCAGGTATTTTTCTGCTCGGGGCGATCTGCTACCCCTTCATGCCGGTATCGGCACTGCCGCAGATCGATTTTCCCACGGTGCAAATCGCTGCCAATCTTCCCGGCGCATCGCCCGACACCATGGCCTCCAGCGTTGCCCAGCCGATTGAAGAAGCGCTTTCGCGGGTCAGCGGCATCACGGAAATGACCTCTAACAGCTCGCTCGGCACCACCTCGATCACCGTGCAGTTCGGGCTGGATCAGGACATCCAGACGGCGGCAAGCGATGTTCAGACCGCCATTAGCGAAGCCGCTGGTCAGTTGCCCAAGGACATGACCTCGCTTCCGACCGTTCGCAAGGTCAACCCTGCCGATGCGCCCGTTATGCAGCTCTCTGCCAGTTCCGACACCCTGACCCTGCCGGAACTGGATGAATATATCGAACGCAATGTGGCCTCCAAGATAGGCCAGGTCTCCGGCGTTGCCTTCGTCAACATCGGTGGAAAGCAAAAGCCGGCAATCCGCATCGCGGTCGATCCGGGCCGGTTGGCGCAGGCCGATGTCACCATGGAAGACGTCAGAACCGCCATCGGCAATCTCAGTCTCAGTGCGCCCAAGGGCAACATAGACGACGCCACCCGCACCTTCCCGATCTACACCAACGACCAGATCGGCACCGCCGCCGAATGGAACGACGCCGTCATCGCCTATCGAAATGGCGGTCCGGTGCGCATTCGCGATATCGGGCAGGCGGTCAACGGTGCCGAAGACAACAAGATGGCCCACTGGACCAACGGTGAACGCGGCATAGCGCTCGACGTTTTCCGCCAACCCGGCGCAAACGTCATCGCGGTGGTCAACGCGGTCAAGGACCAACTGCCCGCCTTACAGGCATCGCTGCCCAAGTCCGTCAAACTCGAACTCGTCACAGACCGCACCTCGACGATCCGCGCATCTGTGGAGGACGTTCAGTTCACGCTGGTGCTGACCATCGGGCTCGTGGTCGTCGTCATCTTCCTATTCCTGCGCAATCTGCGCGCCACCATCATTCCCGTTCTCACCCTGCCCATCGCGCTGGTCGGTGCGCTCGCGCCCATGTGGCTGCTGGGTTTCAGCCTCGACAATCTGTCCCTGATGGCGCTCGTCGTTGCCGTCGGCTTCGTGGTGGACGATGCCATCGTCATGCTGGAAAACATCACCCGCCATATCGAAGACGGCATGGAACCGCTGGCCGCCGCGCGCCAGGGTGCGGGCGAAATCGGCTTTACCATTGTCTCCATCAGCCTGTCTTTGATCGCCGTGCTGATCCCCATTCTGTTGATGGGTGGCATTGTCGGACGTCTGTTCCGCGAATTTGCCGTGACGCTCACCCTCGCCATCATCATCTCCGCCGTCGTCTCGTTAACGTTGACGCCCATGCTTGCTTCGCGCTTCATCCGCCCCGTCGATGAGGGCAAGCGTGGCCGTTTCTACAAGGCCGGTGAAGCCTTTTTCGAGGGCCTCACTACGCTCTACATTCGCAGCCTGAAACCCGTGATACGCCATAGATACATCACGCTGACGGTGTTTCTCGCCACCATTGCGGCCACGGGCTATCTCTTCGTCATCGCGCCAAAGGGCTTCTTTCCCGAACAGGATACCGGCTTTATCGCCGGTCTCTCGCAGGCATCGCCCGACATTTCCTTCACCGAAATGGCGAAGTTGCAGGAACGCGTCAGCGCGATCATCATGAAGGACCCTGCGGTCTATAGCGTCTTCATGGATATTGGCGGCGGCAATGGCGGCAATGCGCTCAATCAGGGTCACGTCAACATCACCCTGAAACCGTTGGAAGAACGCGATGCCAGCGCCAAGCAGGTGATCGACCGGCTGAGTTCAGCGCTCAATGTGCAGCAGGGAATCAAGCTTTTCATGCAATCGGCGCAGGACATCAATATCGGTGCCCGCCCTGCCAAGACGCAATATCAATTCACCCTTCAGGACGCCAATATCGAGGAACTGGGTGACTGGGCCGGAAAGATCACCAGCCAGTTGCAGGGCCTGTCCCAGTTGCGCGATGTCGGCAGCGACCAGCAGGCCGAAGCGCCCAATCTGTCCATCAAGATCGACCGCGCAGCCGCCACGCTCTTCGGCGTGCTGCCATCTGCCATCGACGATACGCTCTACGACGCCTTCGGCCAGCGGCAGGTCGCATCCTACTCCACACAGACGGACACGTTCCGGGTCATCCTCGAAATCCTGCCCAGTCTGCAACGGGATATCGCCACCCTTGAACGGCTTTCCGTGCGCGCCAGCAATGGTACGCTGGTGCCGCTCTCCAATGTTGCGAAGTGGTCGACGGACGGCGTTTCGCCGGTGTCCATCTCGCATCAGGGCCAGTCACCTGCCGTTACCGTCTCGTTCAATCTGGCACCCGACGTCGCATTGGGCCAGGCCACGGCATCCATTGAAAACGCCGTTGCGCAGATGCAGCCACCAGCTTCACTGCAAACCAGTTTCTCCGGCAGCGCCAAGGCTTTCAAGGATTCGCTCGGCACGGTGCCTCTGCTCATCCTCGCGTCACTTGTTGTGGTCTACATCATCCTCGGCGTCCTCTACGAAAGCCTCATCCATCCACTCACCATTCTGTCCACCCTGCCCTCGGCTGGCCTCGGCGCGCTTCTTGCTCTCCAGATCGCAGGCTTCGATTTCGGGCTAGTTGCCATGATCGGGGTGATCCTGCTGATCGGCATCGTCAAGAAAAACGGTATCATGCTGGTGGACTTCGCCATTCAGGCAGAGCGTGAAGAGGGACTGAGCAGCGAAGACGCCATTATGAAAGCAGCCCATATGCGCTTTCGTCCCATTCTCATGACGACAATGGCCGCACTTCTCGGCGGGCTGCCGCTCGCTATCGGCCACGGCTCAGGCTCGGAACTGCGCCAGCCTCTCGGCTACGCCATCGTCGGCGGGCTCCTCGTCAGCCAGTTGCTGACGCTCTACACCACGCCGGTTATCTACCTTCTGCTCGACAAACTGCGCGGTGGAAACAAGGCTGAAAACATATCGAGCGCAGCAACACCCAGCGCAGCATGA
- a CDS encoding phosphoethanolamine transferase → MALSVQGIKSGRSDVRRPVVGSVTLSVITALYLLFFTNHTFWAKVHTYLSAYPVAIFGLYVAMIAAFSAVFIFFSVKYLTKPIFAVLIVISAVSSWFMDRFGAVIDSDMVRNAFETTQAEAGNLMTPAFALHLALFAGIPLLLLAIVKIDHRPFFSKVLWNSLSIICCLAVVVAVAAANSKTFTTAVRQHKDIVKSLNPMTPISSTVHYFSLADKEAKLTVSPTGQDAKVMPALGSVTKPRITVIVAGETGRAVNFSLNGYARETNPELKKRNVVYFPSTVSCGTSTAISIPCMFSRFPRSEYTHSKALSNENVLDVLVHAGVDARWWDNNTGSKNVADRIPYFDLTASLDPKFCPTGECRDDIFLDRLDSWLDGITKDSVIVLHQLGSHGPTYHLRYTDEFRKFTPDCQTAELPDCKDNEIVNAYDNTILYTDHFLASVIDKLKARSNKLATGMIYASDHGESLGENGIYLHGAPYLLAPAEQTHVPFLVWFDDDFAKSMGLDAACMMKEAQAGGRSHDNFFHSILGMMNISTSVYDPSLDVFSACKRRPSA, encoded by the coding sequence ATGGCACTTTCGGTTCAGGGAATAAAAAGCGGGCGCAGCGATGTCAGACGCCCAGTGGTCGGCAGCGTAACACTCAGCGTCATCACCGCACTCTACCTGTTGTTTTTTACCAATCACACCTTCTGGGCCAAGGTTCACACCTATCTTTCCGCCTATCCAGTGGCCATTTTCGGCCTCTATGTCGCGATGATTGCAGCCTTTTCTGCGGTCTTCATCTTCTTTTCAGTCAAGTATCTAACCAAGCCCATCTTCGCGGTGCTGATCGTTATTTCAGCCGTGTCGTCATGGTTCATGGATCGGTTCGGCGCGGTTATCGATAGTGATATGGTGCGCAATGCTTTCGAGACGACGCAGGCCGAAGCGGGCAACCTGATGACGCCAGCCTTTGCGCTGCATCTGGCGCTCTTTGCTGGCATCCCCCTTCTTCTGCTCGCCATCGTGAAGATCGATCACAGGCCGTTTTTCAGCAAGGTCCTGTGGAATTCGCTCAGTATCATCTGCTGCCTTGCCGTCGTGGTTGCCGTTGCTGCGGCAAACTCCAAAACCTTCACCACCGCCGTCCGCCAGCACAAGGATATCGTCAAGAGCCTCAACCCGATGACGCCGATCTCCTCGACGGTCCATTATTTCTCGCTAGCGGATAAGGAAGCAAAGCTCACCGTTTCACCGACGGGTCAGGACGCCAAGGTTATGCCAGCGCTGGGCAGCGTTACCAAACCGCGCATCACCGTCATCGTGGCTGGTGAGACCGGACGTGCCGTCAACTTCTCGCTCAATGGATATGCCCGCGAAACAAATCCTGAGCTTAAAAAGCGCAACGTCGTTTACTTCCCAAGCACGGTTAGCTGCGGCACCTCAACCGCCATCTCTATTCCCTGCATGTTCTCCCGCTTTCCGCGTTCGGAATACACCCACAGCAAGGCGCTTTCCAACGAGAACGTGCTCGATGTGCTGGTTCATGCAGGCGTCGACGCGCGCTGGTGGGACAACAACACCGGCAGCAAGAACGTTGCCGACCGCATACCCTATTTCGATCTGACGGCGTCGCTCGATCCGAAATTCTGCCCCACCGGTGAATGCCGTGACGACATCTTCCTCGATCGGTTGGACAGCTGGTTGGATGGCATCACCAAGGACAGCGTCATCGTTCTCCACCAACTGGGAAGCCACGGCCCGACCTACCACCTTCGCTATACGGACGAGTTCAGGAAGTTCACGCCGGATTGTCAGACCGCCGAATTGCCCGACTGCAAAGACAATGAAATCGTCAACGCCTACGACAACACCATCCTCTATACAGACCATTTCCTCGCGAGCGTCATCGACAAGCTGAAGGCACGCTCCAACAAGCTGGCAACCGGCATGATCTACGCATCAGACCATGGTGAGTCGCTCGGCGAGAACGGCATTTACCTGCATGGCGCGCCCTATCTTCTCGCCCCTGCCGAACAGACCCATGTTCCATTCCTTGTCTGGTTCGATGACGATTTTGCCAAGTCCATGGGTCTGGATGCCGCCTGCATGATGAAGGAAGCACAGGCGGGCGGACGCTCGCACGACAACTTCTTCCACAGCATTCTGGGCATGATGAACATATCGACTTCGGTCTACGATCCCTCGCTGGATGTGTTCAGTGCCTGCAAACGCAGACCCTCGGCTTAG
- a CDS encoding RHE_PE00001 family protein — protein MLYDVNRLPFATLMSPCARATDALARLDERISRSPFREGFLERQDFQDAAASMWVDGELVHIEDLVLHDSHMDIRAPTHELTIANRILRARRQIFTHEPKWALSPPGVSRLRGEEPVAETTPVPQQIAYLDEEAEDTLLSDELSAIDRLIARSTATLEIIARDERPPSHATPEPLTRDPDWNEDERLDEWRTILKSTAGLPATLRAVIALDAWQRLEVLQRSPWLGRQLAAALLREDGLTQAHLITLNTGLRAIARERRNAASLPERLIAFLDAIHEAATLGMKEHDRLLNARSRMERKLVGRRSNSRLPDLIALVLARPVVSTSMIVKALGTTPQGAVGLANQLELREMTGRGRFRAWGVL, from the coding sequence ATGCTTTACGATGTGAACCGATTGCCGTTCGCTACCTTGATGTCGCCCTGCGCCCGCGCAACGGATGCACTGGCGCGGCTGGATGAACGCATCTCACGCTCGCCCTTTAGGGAAGGTTTTCTGGAACGACAGGATTTTCAGGACGCAGCGGCCTCCATGTGGGTGGATGGCGAGCTCGTCCATATTGAAGACCTCGTTCTCCACGATTCCCATATGGACATCCGCGCCCCGACCCATGAGCTGACCATCGCCAACCGCATATTGCGGGCGCGACGGCAGATTTTCACCCATGAACCGAAATGGGCTCTCAGCCCGCCGGGCGTGTCGCGTCTGCGCGGTGAAGAGCCGGTGGCCGAGACAACCCCGGTTCCACAACAGATCGCATATCTGGACGAAGAAGCCGAGGACACCCTCCTCAGCGACGAGCTCTCCGCCATCGACAGGCTCATTGCGCGCAGCACCGCAACACTGGAAATCATCGCGAGAGACGAGCGCCCGCCATCTCACGCAACACCAGAGCCTCTGACGCGTGATCCCGACTGGAACGAAGACGAGCGGCTGGATGAGTGGCGAACTATTCTCAAATCCACGGCAGGGCTTCCGGCAACTTTGCGTGCCGTCATCGCTCTTGATGCCTGGCAGCGGCTGGAAGTGCTGCAACGCAGCCCATGGCTGGGGCGTCAACTCGCGGCGGCTTTGCTGCGGGAAGACGGACTGACGCAGGCGCATCTCATCACACTCAACACCGGTCTGCGCGCCATTGCCAGAGAGCGGCGCAATGCCGCCAGCCTGCCAGAACGGCTCATCGCCTTTCTGGATGCCATCCATGAAGCAGCGACACTTGGCATGAAGGAACATGACCGCCTGTTGAACGCCCGCAGCCGCATGGAGCGAAAGCTCGTCGGACGTCGCTCCAATTCGCGCCTGCCCGATCTTATCGCGCTCGTTCTGGCCCGCCCGGTCGTTTCCACCTCGATGATTGTCAAAGCGCTGGGCACTACGCCGCAGGGCGCGGTGGGTCTCGCCAACCAGCTCGAGTTGCGTGAGATGACGGGGCGCGGTCGTTTCCGCGCATGGGGCGTGCTCTGA
- a CDS encoding sensor histidine kinase gives MKRSDSMTRRMVIALTSVVALSWLVASSLGIMVMQDEFAEIFDSSVQETAERLLPLIADDLKERTPEAERALVQPTVGEEYLTYQVRDSEGEVLLRSRDSAYEPFDVPLTPGFADTATQRIYTVATEDGSLVLQMADAFANRREAIVEAGTALILPLLLLIPASIIAVVLVVRRTLAPVQTLRDEIGRKDSGNMVPVDDAHLPAELHPIARSVNLLLERLRAALESERAFASNSAHELRTPIAGALAQAQRLQADIPPEFAPRVGQIERSLSHLAQLAEKLLQMSRAEAGIGTADTETDLLPIVELVLEDIGRSELGAKRIQLHLPAEGQLRGMINADAFGIVVRNLLENALVHSPSGSTVDIHIGTDNTFRVVNHSAIIGKALLPKLTTRFMRGATEATGSGLGLAIVHHLVQQMNGTLHLASPATGRDDGFEVKVTLPNL, from the coding sequence ATGAAGCGCAGCGACAGCATGACCCGCCGCATGGTGATAGCGCTGACGAGCGTCGTGGCCCTCTCATGGCTCGTCGCATCGTCGCTGGGCATCATGGTCATGCAGGATGAATTCGCCGAAATCTTCGACAGCAGCGTGCAGGAAACCGCTGAAAGACTGCTGCCGCTGATCGCCGATGATCTCAAGGAACGAACGCCCGAAGCAGAACGCGCGCTGGTTCAGCCGACCGTCGGCGAGGAATACCTGACCTATCAGGTGCGCGACAGCGAGGGCGAGGTTCTGCTGCGCTCCCGCGACAGCGCCTACGAACCCTTCGACGTGCCGCTGACACCCGGCTTTGCCGACACCGCGACCCAGCGCATCTATACTGTCGCAACGGAAGATGGCAGCCTGGTTCTTCAGATGGCGGATGCCTTCGCCAATCGTCGCGAAGCCATCGTTGAGGCTGGCACGGCGCTCATCCTGCCGCTGCTGCTTCTCATTCCTGCCAGCATCATCGCGGTTGTTCTCGTCGTCAGGCGAACGCTCGCACCGGTACAGACGCTTCGCGACGAAATCGGCCGCAAGGACAGCGGCAACATGGTGCCGGTCGATGACGCGCATTTGCCCGCCGAACTGCATCCCATCGCCCGCTCGGTCAATCTGTTGCTGGAGCGATTGCGGGCGGCGCTGGAATCGGAGCGCGCCTTTGCATCCAACAGCGCCCATGAGCTTCGCACACCCATCGCCGGTGCGCTGGCACAGGCGCAGCGCTTGCAGGCCGATATTCCTCCCGAATTTGCCCCCCGCGTTGGCCAGATCGAGCGGTCGCTGTCGCATCTTGCGCAACTGGCAGAAAAGCTGTTGCAGATGTCCCGCGCCGAAGCGGGCATCGGGACCGCCGATACCGAGACGGATCTCCTGCCGATCGTCGAACTCGTGCTGGAGGACATCGGTCGCTCGGAACTCGGCGCAAAACGCATTCAGCTCCATCTGCCCGCCGAGGGCCAGCTTCGTGGCATGATCAACGCCGATGCTTTCGGAATCGTGGTGCGCAATCTGCTGGAAAATGCGCTGGTACACAGCCCGTCCGGCAGCACCGTCGATATCCACATCGGCACGGACAATACGTTCCGCGTCGTCAATCACAGCGCCATCATCGGCAAGGCGCTGTTGCCGAAGCTGACCACCCGTTTCATGCGGGGCGCAACCGAGGCCACCGGCTCCGGGTTGGGGCTAGCCATCGTCCACCACCTCGTTCAGCAGATGAATGGAACGCTGCACCTCGCTTCCCCCGCCACCGGTCGCGATGACGGTTTCGAAGTGAAGGTCACACTGCCCAACTTATAA
- a CDS encoding efflux RND transporter periplasmic adaptor subunit, with the protein MKKPLVQLRALSGTGKWVSLLAGIAAFLPNPSHADDTPAVPVTAIKATTETLDRVINGIGTVAPLQSVNVRPRIDGQVLDIAFTEGQFVEKGAVLLTIDDRELVSSLTSAKAKKAQDEAQLNSARTDAQRYAALAEKGVASASTLEQKNAASEQYAAAVQYDDAQIKNAETQLSFATVTAPISGRTGFKQTDVGSIISANSTDGIVTITQMDPIAVSFVAPGDRFGDIREAMKRGIAQVKLVSTDGSQTLATGNLTTMDNAVDASTGSIHLRATFDNKDGKLWPGLPVATILTVDKKDGVVVPDKALARGRDGLYAYVVDPKGKVAKKTVKTAYVTDARALVTEGIGDGDQVVMDGQSRIGDSDQVTVTPWTGSPTGELAEQAKP; encoded by the coding sequence ATGAAAAAACCTTTGGTTCAATTGCGTGCCCTGTCAGGCACGGGCAAATGGGTTTCTCTTCTGGCTGGAATCGCGGCCTTCCTCCCCAACCCATCGCATGCCGATGACACCCCCGCAGTTCCCGTCACCGCCATAAAGGCAACCACTGAAACGCTCGACCGCGTCATCAACGGCATTGGAACGGTCGCGCCCTTGCAGTCCGTCAATGTGCGCCCGCGCATCGATGGTCAGGTTTTGGATATCGCCTTCACCGAAGGCCAATTCGTGGAAAAGGGAGCCGTGCTGCTGACGATCGATGACCGCGAACTGGTCTCGTCGCTCACCTCCGCCAAGGCCAAGAAGGCGCAGGACGAAGCGCAGCTCAACAGCGCACGCACGGATGCCCAGCGTTATGCAGCCCTTGCCGAAAAGGGTGTCGCCTCAGCCTCGACGCTGGAGCAGAAAAACGCAGCCAGCGAGCAATATGCGGCAGCGGTGCAGTATGACGATGCGCAGATCAAAAATGCCGAAACGCAACTCAGCTTCGCTACCGTCACCGCGCCGATTTCGGGCCGCACCGGCTTCAAGCAGACCGATGTCGGCAGCATCATCAGCGCCAATTCCACCGATGGCATCGTCACCATCACGCAGATGGACCCCATTGCAGTGTCCTTCGTCGCACCCGGCGACCGGTTCGGCGATATCCGCGAAGCGATGAAGCGCGGCATCGCGCAGGTGAAGCTGGTCAGCACGGACGGCAGCCAGACGCTGGCCACGGGCAACCTCACGACCATGGACAACGCAGTGGATGCCTCCACCGGCTCCATTCACCTGCGCGCTACCTTCGACAACAAGGACGGCAAATTGTGGCCCGGCCTTCCAGTGGCAACGATCCTGACCGTCGACAAAAAGGATGGCGTGGTCGTTCCCGACAAGGCGCTGGCGCGAGGCCGTGACGGGCTCTACGCCTATGTTGTCGACCCCAAGGGAAAGGTTGCGAAGAAAACCGTCAAGACGGCTTATGTCACGGACGCGCGCGCTCTGGTGACGGAGGGTATCGGCGATGGTGATCAGGTCGTCATGGATGGCCAATCGCGCATCGGTGATAGCGATCAGGTGACCGTCACCCCATGGACGGGATCGCCGACCGGCGAGCTAGCGGAACAGGCCAAGCCATGA
- a CDS encoding DNA topoisomerase IB, protein MNELPIRILKKVGLTYVSDQEPGISRERRGKGFSYRLPDGGLLSDKIEITRLKSLGVPPAYERVWICIDPSGHLQATGYDARGRKQYRYHPDWHALRGENKFYQLKTFGEALPAIRRRATADLSKNARSADVTLAALVLLLDAAYLRVGNKTYLETNGTYGATTLLKKHVSFGETIELRFAAKGGQKVQRKLKHPRLQRILENIADLPGRQLFVWQDESGMVHPVDSSALNAYISQSAGEGISAKTFRTWGGTLAAFGHAVRALGSAERPTIKGMCVAASEELSNTPAICRKSYVHPAVLDLATEEKSVRRLEKILGSDLKTITGLRADERRLLEFLP, encoded by the coding sequence ATGAACGAGCTTCCAATTCGCATCCTGAAAAAAGTCGGCTTGACCTATGTCAGCGATCAGGAGCCAGGTATTTCCCGTGAAAGACGCGGCAAGGGCTTTTCCTACCGCCTGCCGGATGGCGGTCTTCTCTCCGACAAGATCGAGATCACCCGCCTGAAATCTCTCGGCGTGCCGCCCGCCTATGAGCGCGTGTGGATTTGCATCGATCCGTCAGGCCACTTGCAAGCCACCGGCTACGACGCGCGGGGTCGCAAGCAATACCGATACCACCCGGACTGGCATGCGCTGCGTGGCGAAAACAAGTTCTATCAGCTCAAAACGTTTGGAGAAGCGTTACCCGCAATCCGTCGACGCGCAACCGCCGATCTTTCGAAAAATGCACGTAGCGCCGATGTCACTCTTGCGGCGCTCGTCCTGTTGCTGGATGCAGCCTATCTGCGGGTCGGCAACAAGACCTATCTCGAAACCAATGGCACCTATGGCGCAACGACGTTGTTGAAAAAACACGTGTCGTTTGGAGAAACCATCGAACTGCGTTTTGCAGCCAAGGGCGGACAGAAGGTTCAGCGCAAGCTCAAGCATCCGCGCCTGCAGCGTATTCTCGAAAACATCGCCGATCTTCCCGGCAGGCAGCTGTTCGTCTGGCAGGATGAAAGCGGCATGGTCCATCCCGTCGATTCAAGCGCGCTCAACGCCTATATCTCGCAAAGCGCTGGCGAAGGCATTTCCGCCAAGACATTCCGCACCTGGGGCGGGACGCTTGCCGCCTTCGGACATGCCGTCCGCGCCCTTGGCAGCGCCGAGCGCCCAACCATCAAGGGCATGTGCGTGGCCGCTTCCGAAGAGCTTTCCAACACACCGGCCATCTGCCGTAAAAGCTATGTCCACCCCGCCGTGCTGGACCTTGCAACGGAAGAAAAGTCGGTCAGGCGTCTGGAGAAAATTCTGGGTAGCGATCTGAAAACGATAACCGGGCTCAGGGCCGATGAGCGCAGGCTGCTGGAATTCCTGCCATAA
- a CDS encoding response regulator — MRVLLVEDDHVLGEALRDHVAAAGHAVDWFKTVADSIAATETVGYGLILLDLRLPDGEGLTILRQLRQRNDPVPVIILTAHDQVSDRIEGLNAGADDYLVKPFNLGELTARMLAVSRRYEGRSAPVVKLPGIEINQVARNIVVNGTALTLSAREWAVLEKLVERPGAVVSKAQLHETLYEFGAEIESNTVEVYVSRLRKKIGSDRVETVRGLGYTIR; from the coding sequence TTGCGTGTTCTGCTTGTCGAAGACGACCATGTTCTGGGTGAAGCGCTGCGCGACCACGTGGCAGCCGCCGGGCACGCCGTGGACTGGTTCAAAACCGTGGCAGATTCCATTGCAGCAACCGAGACCGTCGGCTATGGCCTGATCCTGCTCGATCTTCGCCTGCCGGATGGCGAGGGCCTGACGATCCTGCGGCAGTTGCGGCAGCGAAACGATCCGGTACCGGTCATCATTCTCACCGCCCATGATCAGGTCTCCGACCGCATCGAGGGCCTGAATGCCGGTGCCGACGACTACCTCGTGAAGCCGTTCAATCTGGGCGAACTCACCGCGCGCATGCTGGCGGTTTCGCGTCGATACGAGGGGCGGTCTGCGCCGGTGGTCAAGTTGCCGGGCATCGAGATCAACCAGGTGGCCCGCAACATCGTCGTCAACGGCACGGCGCTGACGCTGAGCGCCAGAGAGTGGGCGGTGCTGGAAAAGCTGGTGGAGCGGCCCGGTGCCGTGGTGTCCAAGGCGCAACTGCACGAGACGCTTTACGAATTCGGCGCCGAGATCGAAAGCAACACGGTCGAGGTCTATGTCAGCAGGTTGCGCAAGAAAATCGGCTCCGACAGGGTGGAGACAGTGCGTGGCCTTGGTTACACGATCAGGTAG